A DNA window from Linepithema humile isolate Giens D197 chromosome 6, Lhum_UNIL_v1.0, whole genome shotgun sequence contains the following coding sequences:
- the l(1)G0196 gene encoding inositol hexakisphosphate and diphosphoinositol-pentakisphosphate kinase 2 isoform X19 — protein sequence MSYTELEHGYQGLKNASRPMFYIGDINTVQSSIIPSIYRSKRAGIYLIIRQIIRARMPELPEGCTQDDAYSGSDAEGEGKQVLVGICAMAKKSQSKPMKEILTRLEEFEYIKIVVFPEEVILKESVENWPIVDCLISFHSKGFPLDKAINYANLRNPFIINNLPMQYDIQDRRRVYAILESEGIEIPRYAVLDRDSLDPKQHELVESEDHVEVNGITFNKPFVEKPVSAEDHNIYIYYPTSAGGGSQRLFRKIGSRSSVYSPESRVRKSGSYIYEDFMPTDGTDVKVYTVGPDYAHAEARKSPALDGKVERDSEGKEIRYPVILNNAEKLISRKVCLAFKQTVCGFDLLRANGQSFVCDVNGFSFVKNSNKYYDDCAKILGNMILRELAPTLHIPWSVPFQLDDPPIVPTTFGKMMELRCVVAVIRHGDRTPKQKMKVEVRHPKFFEIFSKYDGYKHGHVKLKRPKQLQEILDTARSLLAEIQHRAAGPELEEKQGKLEQLKSVLEMYGHFSGINRKVQLKYQPRGRPRGSSSDDGSDLNRLGEPSLVLILKWGGELTPAGRIQAEELGRIFRCMYPGGQGRHLSEEETEMLPSHGEYAGAQGLGLLRLHSTFRHDLKIYASDEGRVQMTAAAFAKGLLALEGELTPILVQMVKSANTNGLLDNDCDSSKYQNMVKTRLHELLQQDREFTREDREQINPGNALSINAALDFVKNPVRCCQHVHSLIQKLLDIVRIKKEDPKTKDTILYHGETWELMGRRWGKIEKDFCTKNKRFDISKIPDIYDCIKYDLQHNNHTLQFEHAEELYTYAKSLADIVIPQEYGLTVQEKLTIGQGICTPLLKKIRADLQRNIEESEETVNRLNPRYSHGVSSPGRHVRTRLYFTSESHVHSLLTVLRYGGLLDVVKDEQWRRAMEYVSMVSELNYMSQIVVMLYEDPTKDPSSEERFHVELHFSPGVNCCVQKNLPPGPGFRPHSRNESSHNMGESGGSGQDTSSQCSTRIEEEDAELGIMEDEIVNPAAQADTPPPLVESDAVDSMLDSPTTSRAIDMMDLDPNMMDEPYDSGFLQSSAPIPISARTVAGHEAARLSSQLAASQRQRRSRETGGTIVEPRARSYDHQRQEKSEKAADKLQYQSLDAVNKEAAEPTPRKCRDDRRMCTCPRKPVALSQSYSSPELPVSSNESFASTCTARDGRQPSPAAITSSSLHVSSSSSGSRTVTEYRWRPCHDRKYERSFSEVTLLRPVQICDTRPRIIQPDPACTARRHRHSISGQMSYFKLLGYNVSKKLTGSANSLFSTAVISGSSSAPNLKDMVPPHASAVAAIEGFGGVPPIRPLETLHNALSLRQLDSFLDMMTTAPLYRTPASSPPKSSPAGSTHESLNPSLGHAGISREYHSSDTEAVRYRKKLHKARPYIMPTPIQYKPLGEAEACDTRNLPSPTSPNSTGWSSEPQSFLSSEPSSPAPTSTGECSMSISLISNDGNEDGQIRKLAQLPQVIQSGAGSAQTKLVCGDDLPCDNIDDDEDHTLTLKQSEEQKKQDVKSIFEQRDDVNPAKLSSSYKKIGRFRVESTDVSRGDVRFKETDNNASDRAKPPTPQKSDASTGKSTAEKARKDFKKGGSPHTSQKRKNFSRSQSVTTPKPVAPKVEQNFSYSRQSSFSTMSDADLEDWKLSTLDSTASHSPSQQKEPILTVASSLTDSSNITVGFDVKEEETK from the exons ATGTCTTACACTGAGTTGGAACACGGTTATCAG GGTCTCAAAAATGCAAGCAGACCAATGTTCTACATAGGAGATATAAATACGGTGCAATCGTCTATTATTCCTTCAATCTATCGTTCGAAAAGA GCAGGGATTTATCTCATTATAAGACAAATTATTCGAGCACGAATG CCTGAATTGCCAGAAGGTTGCACCCAAGATGATGCTTACAGCGGTAGCGATGCGGAAGGAGAAGGAAAGCAAGTCCTGGTCGGGATATGCGCAATGGCGAAGAAATCGCAGAGTAAGCCGATGAAAGAGATTTTAACGAGGCTCGAGGAATTCGAGTATATCAAAATTGTTGTGTTTCCGGAAGAAGTGATATTGAAg GAGTCTGTTGAAAATTGGCCTATAGTCGATTGCTTGATAAGTTTCCACAGTAAAGGCTTCCCTCTTGATAAAGCTATAAATTACGCGAACTTACGTAATCCGTTTATCATTAACAATCTTCCGATGCAGTATGACATCCAG GACCGGCGAAGAGTTTACGCCATACTGGAGAGCGAGGGTATCGAAATTCCACGGTATGCCGTACTTGACAGAGATTCACTGGACCCAAAAC AGCACGAACTGGTGGAATCGGAGGATCACGTGGAGGTGAACGGTATTACTTTCAACAAGCCATTCGTGGAGAAACCAGTATCGGCTGAAGATCacaacatttacatttattatccTACCTCGGCTGGAGGCGGTAGTCAGAGATTATTTAGAAAg ATAGGTAGTCGTAGTAGCGTATATTCGCCGGAATCTCGCGTCCGCAAGAGTGGTTCTTATATCTACGAAGATTTTATGCCCACCGATGGCACCGACGTTAAAGTTTACACCGTGGGACCTGATTACGCACACGCCGAAGCGAGAAAGAGCCCGGCACTCGACGGCAAAGTCGAGAGAGACTCAGAGGGCAAGGAGATACGTTATCCGGTGATACTGAACAATGCCGAGAAACTTATTAGCAGAAAAGTGTGTTTGGCTTTCAAGCAAACGGTGTGCGGTTTCGATTTGCTGAG agcGAACGGTCAGTCGTTCGTGTGCGACGTGAATGGATTTAGTTTTGTAAAAAACTCGAATAAGTATTACGATGACTGTGCCAAGATTTTGGGGAATATGATACTGAGGGAATTGGCACCCACATTACACATTCCGTGGAGCGTTCCCTTTCAGTTGGACGATCCTCCCATTGTGCCAACTACATTTGGCAAAAT gATGGAGCTGCGCTGCGTTGTGGCGGTTATCAGACACGGCGACAGAACGCCAAAGCAGAAAATGAAGGTGGAAGTGCGTCATCCCAA atttttcgagatattctCAAAGTACGACGGCTACAAGCACGGCCATGTGAAACTGAAGCGACCCAAGCAACTGCAAGAGATTCTCGATACAGCACGTAGTTTATTAGCCGAGATACAGCATCGCGCAGCGGGACCCGAGTTGGAAGAAAAGCAGGGAAAGCTGGAGCAGCTGAAGAGTGTTTTGGAAAT GTACGGACATTTTTCTGGAATAAATCGCAAGGTGCAGTTGAAGTATCAACCGCGGGGGCGACCGCGAGGAAGTTCTTCCGACGACGGTAGCGATCTTA aTCGACTTGGGGAACCATCTCTCGTCCTGATACTGAAGTGGGGCGGGGAATTGACGCCAGCTGGACGTATTCAAGCGGAAGAACTGGGACGCATATTCCGCTGCATGTACCCCGGTGGTCAAGGTAGACACCTTAGTG AGGAAGAAACAGAGATGTTACCAAGCCACG GTGAATACGCAGGTGCGCAAGGACTGGGTTTGTTACGTCTGCATTCCACATTTCGCCATGATTTGAAGATCTATGCTAGCGACGAGGGGCGCGTTCAGATGACCGCGGCGGCCTTCGCGAAAGGATTACTCGCGCTGGAGGGCGAGCTGACGCCTATTCTGGTGCAAATGGTGAAAAGTGCGAACACCAACGGCCTTCTGGACAACGACTGCGACAGCAGCAAGTATCAGAACAT GGTGAAAACACGTCTGCACGAGTTGCTACAACAGGACAGGGAGTTCACTCGCGAGGATCGGGAACAAATCAATCCAGGAAACGCATTGAGCATCAATGCGGCTTTAGACTTCGTCAAGAATCCGGTCCGGTGCTGCCAGCACGTTCACAGTCTCATCCAGAAACTTCTGGACATCGTGCGCATTAAGAAAGAAGATCCGAAGACGAAGGACACGATACTTTACCACGGCGAAACGTGGGAGCTAATGGGACGCCGCTGGGGGAAGATAGAGAAGGATTTCTGCACGAAGAACAAGCGCTTCGACATCTCGAAAATTCCCGACATTTACGATTGCATAAAGTATGACTTGCAGCACAATAATCATACGTTGCAATTTGAACACGCGGAAGAATTGTACACGTATGCTAAATCTTTGGCGGATATAGTAATTCCTcag GAATATGGTTTAACGGTTCAAGAGAAATTAACTATCGGGCAAGGTATTTGCACACCTTTGCTAAAGAAGATACGAGCTGATCTGCAACGAAATATCGAGGAATCTGAAGAGACCGTTAACAGGCTTAATCCTAG GTATTCCCACGGTGTTTCGAGCCCTGGGCGCCATGTGCGTACGAGATTATATTTCACAAGTGAGAGCCACGTACATTCCTTGCTTACTGTGTTGCGTTATGGCGGCTTACTTGAT GTGGTGAAAGACGAGCAGTGGCGACGCGCGATGGAATACGTCAGTATGGTCTCCGAGTTGAATTACATGTCGCAAATCGTCGTTATGCTGTACGAGGACCCGACCAAGGATCCAAGCAGCGAGGAACGTTTCCACGTCGAGTTACACTTCAGTCCCGGCGTCAACTGCTGCGTGCAAAAGAATCTGCCGCCTGGCCCCGGATTCAGGCCACATTCGCGGAATGAGAGCAGCCATAACATG GGGGAGAGTGGTGGTTCTGGTCAGGATACCAGTTCGCAATGCAGCACTCGGATAGAAGAGGAAGATGCGGAATTGGGAATTATGGAGGATGAAATTGTAAATCCCGCGGCACAAGCT gacACACCTCCACCATTAGTTGAATCCGACGCCGTGGACTCAATGCTGGACAGTCCGACGACCAGTCGCGCAATTGACATGATGGATCTGGATCCGAATATGATGGACGAACCATATGACAGCGGATTTTTACAGAGCTCAGCGCCGATTCCTATTAG TGCTAGAACCGTGGCTGGACACGAAGCCGCCAGGCTCAGCAGTCAATTGGCAGCGAGTCAACGGCAACGGCGAAGCAGAGAGACGGGTGGAACCATCGTGgaaccgcgcgcgcgaagcTACGATCATCAGCGGCAAGAAAAGTCCGAGAAAG CTGCGGACAAGCTGCAGTATCAGAGCTTGGACGCGGTCAACAAAGAAG CTGCGGAGCCGACTCCGAGGAAATGCCGTGACGACCGGCGGATGTGCACGTGTCCGAGAAAACCGGTGGCGCTATCGCAATCGTACAGCTCGCCGGAGCTGCCGGTTTCGTCGAACGAGAGCTTCGCTTCCACGTGCACTGCGCGCGACGGTAGACAGCCATCACCCGCGGCAATCACCTCTAGCTCGCTGCACGTTTCGTCGTCCTCTAGCGGCTCGCGGACTGTCACCGAGTACAGGTGGCGACCGTGCCACGACAGAAAGTACGAACGCTCGTTCTCCGAAGTGACCTTGCTCAGACCCGTCCAGATCTGCG ACACGCGACCTCGGATCATTCAACCTGATCCTGCCTGCACAGCAAGGCGCCACCGTCACAGTATCTCCGGACAGATGAGTTATTTCAAGCTGTTGGGCTACAATGTCAGCAAGAAGCTCACCGGCTCGGCCAACAGCCTGTTCAGCACTGCCGTAATAAGTGGCTCCTCGAGCGCGCCGAATCTCAAAGACATGGTGCCGCCGCACGCATCGGCGGTCGCCG CGATTGAAGGCTTTGGCGGGGTGCCGCCCATCAGACCCCTGGAGACCCTGCACAACGCGTTGTCGCTACGCCAGCTGGACTCGTTTCTGGATATGATGACCACCGCGCCGCTTTACCGCACTCCGGCCTCGTCGCCGCCCAAGTCGTCGCCGGCCGGGTCGACGCACGAGTCGCTCAATCCGTCCCTCGGCCACGCCGGGATCAGTCGCGAGTACCACTCTTCCGACACGGAAGCTGTCAGGTACCGTAAGAAATTACATAAAGCACGCCC GTACATCATGCCGACTCCGATACAGTACAAGCCTCTAGGCGAAGCGGAAGCATGTGACACCAGGAATCTGCCGTCGCCCACCAGTCCGAACA GCACAGGATGGAGCAGCGAGCCGCAGTCCTTCCTGTCTTCCGAGCCGTCGTCACCGGCGCCAACGTCGACGGGCGAATGCAGTATGTCTATAAGTTTAATCAGCAACGATGG CAACGAGGATGGTCAGATACGTAAATTGGCGCAATTGCCGCAAGTGATACAGTCAGGTGCCGGTAGCGCGCAGACGAAGCTCGTGTGCGGCGACGATCTTCCGTGCGACAAtatcgacgacgacgaggatcACACGTTGACTCTGAAGCAGAGCGAGGAGCAAAAGAAGCAGGACGTTAAATCGATATTCGAGCAGAGGGACGACGTTAATCCCGCGAAACTCAGCAGCAGCTACAAGAAGATCGGACG TTTTCGTGTGGAAAGTACGGATGTATCGCGTGGCGATGTCAGATTCAAAGAGACCGACAACAACGCTTCCGACAGAGCGAAACCGCCCACGCCTCAGAAATCCGACGCTTCCACCGGGAAGTCCACCGCGGAAAAGGCGAGGAAGGACTTCAAAAAGGGCGGCAGTCCGCACACGTCTCAGAAGCGGAAGAATTTCTCGCGCTCGCAGAGCGTCACGACTCCCAAACCCGTCGCACCGAAAGTCGAGCAGAATTTCAGTTATTCGAGGCAGAGCTCATTTTCGACCATGTCTGATGCGGATCTGGAGGATTGGAAATTGAGCACACTGGATTCAACCGCGTCGCATTCGCCGAGCCAGCAAAAGGAACCTATATTAACTGTGGCCAGCAGTCTTACGGATAGCTCTAACATCACAGTCGGCTTCGATGTTAAAGAGgaggaaacaaaataa
- the l(1)G0196 gene encoding inositol hexakisphosphate and diphosphoinositol-pentakisphosphate kinase 2 isoform X22, with amino-acid sequence MSYTELEHGYQGLKNASRPMFYIGDINTVQSSIIPSIYRSKRAGIYLIIRQIIRARMPELPEGCTQDDAYSGSDAEGEGKQVLVGICAMAKKSQSKPMKEILTRLEEFEYIKIVVFPEEVILKESVENWPIVDCLISFHSKGFPLDKAINYANLRNPFIINNLPMQYDIQDRRRVYAILESEGIEIPRYAVLDRDSLDPKQHELVESEDHVEVNGITFNKPFVEKPVSAEDHNIYIYYPTSAGGGSQRLFRKIGSRSSVYSPESRVRKSGSYIYEDFMPTDGTDVKVYTVGPDYAHAEARKSPALDGKVERDSEGKEIRYPVILNNAEKLISRKVCLAFKQTVCGFDLLRANGQSFVCDVNGFSFVKNSNKYYDDCAKILGNMILRELAPTLHIPWSVPFQLDDPPIVPTTFGKMMELRCVVAVIRHGDRTPKQKMKVEVRHPKFFEIFSKYDGYKHGHVKLKRPKQLQEILDTARSLLAEIQHRAAGPELEEKQGKLEQLKSVLEMYGHFSGINRKVQLKYQPRGRPRGSSSDDGSDLNRLGEPSLVLILKWGGELTPAGRIQAEELGRIFRCMYPGGQGRHLSEEETEMLPSHGEYAGAQGLGLLRLHSTFRHDLKIYASDEGRVQMTAAAFAKGLLALEGELTPILVQMVKSANTNGLLDNDCDSSKYQNMVKTRLHELLQQDREFTREDREQINPGNALSINAALDFVKNPVRCCQHVHSLIQKLLDIVRIKKEDPKTKDTILYHGETWELMGRRWGKIEKDFCTKNKRFDISKIPDIYDCIKYDLQHNNHTLQFEHAEELYTYAKSLADIVIPQEYGLTVQEKLTIGQGICTPLLKKIRADLQRNIEESEETVNRLNPRYSHGVSSPGRHVRTRLYFTSESHVHSLLTVLRYGGLLDVVKDEQWRRAMEYVSMVSELNYMSQIVVMLYEDPTKDPSSEERFHVELHFSPGVNCCVQKNLPPGPGFRPHSRNESSHNMGESGGSGQDTSSQCSTRIEEEDAELGIMEDEIVNPAAQADTPPPLVESDAVDSMLDSPTTSRAIDMMDLDPNMMDEPYDSGFLQSSAPIPISARTVAGHEAARLSSQLAASQRQRRSRETGGTIVEPRARSYDHQRQEKSEKAADKLQYQSLDAVNKEARRHRHSISGQMSYFKLLGYNVSKKLTGSANSLFSTAVISGSSSAPNLKDMVPPHASAVAAIEGFGGVPPIRPLETLHNALSLRQLDSFLDMMTTAPLYRTPASSPPKSSPAGSTHESLNPSLGHAGISREYHSSDTEAVRYRKKLHKARPYIMPTPIQYKPLGEAEACDTRNLPSPTSPNSTGWSSEPQSFLSSEPSSPAPTSTGECSMSISLISNDGAQLFNTARKYSPTPCLDVDFNEFCMRLDENRESRGSVSYTDYYSNEDGQIRKLAQLPQVIQSGAGSAQTKLVCGDDLPCDNIDDDEDHTLTLKQSEEQKKQDVKSIFEQRDDVNPAKLSSSYKKIGRFRVESTDVSRGDVRFKETDNNASDRAKPPTPQKSDASTGKSTAEKARKDFKKGGSPHTSQKRKNFSRSQSVTTPKPVAPKVEQNFSYSRQSSFSTMSDADLEDWKLSTLDSTASHSPSQQKEPILTVASSLTDSSNITVGFDVKEEETK; translated from the exons ATGTCTTACACTGAGTTGGAACACGGTTATCAG GGTCTCAAAAATGCAAGCAGACCAATGTTCTACATAGGAGATATAAATACGGTGCAATCGTCTATTATTCCTTCAATCTATCGTTCGAAAAGA GCAGGGATTTATCTCATTATAAGACAAATTATTCGAGCACGAATG CCTGAATTGCCAGAAGGTTGCACCCAAGATGATGCTTACAGCGGTAGCGATGCGGAAGGAGAAGGAAAGCAAGTCCTGGTCGGGATATGCGCAATGGCGAAGAAATCGCAGAGTAAGCCGATGAAAGAGATTTTAACGAGGCTCGAGGAATTCGAGTATATCAAAATTGTTGTGTTTCCGGAAGAAGTGATATTGAAg GAGTCTGTTGAAAATTGGCCTATAGTCGATTGCTTGATAAGTTTCCACAGTAAAGGCTTCCCTCTTGATAAAGCTATAAATTACGCGAACTTACGTAATCCGTTTATCATTAACAATCTTCCGATGCAGTATGACATCCAG GACCGGCGAAGAGTTTACGCCATACTGGAGAGCGAGGGTATCGAAATTCCACGGTATGCCGTACTTGACAGAGATTCACTGGACCCAAAAC AGCACGAACTGGTGGAATCGGAGGATCACGTGGAGGTGAACGGTATTACTTTCAACAAGCCATTCGTGGAGAAACCAGTATCGGCTGAAGATCacaacatttacatttattatccTACCTCGGCTGGAGGCGGTAGTCAGAGATTATTTAGAAAg ATAGGTAGTCGTAGTAGCGTATATTCGCCGGAATCTCGCGTCCGCAAGAGTGGTTCTTATATCTACGAAGATTTTATGCCCACCGATGGCACCGACGTTAAAGTTTACACCGTGGGACCTGATTACGCACACGCCGAAGCGAGAAAGAGCCCGGCACTCGACGGCAAAGTCGAGAGAGACTCAGAGGGCAAGGAGATACGTTATCCGGTGATACTGAACAATGCCGAGAAACTTATTAGCAGAAAAGTGTGTTTGGCTTTCAAGCAAACGGTGTGCGGTTTCGATTTGCTGAG agcGAACGGTCAGTCGTTCGTGTGCGACGTGAATGGATTTAGTTTTGTAAAAAACTCGAATAAGTATTACGATGACTGTGCCAAGATTTTGGGGAATATGATACTGAGGGAATTGGCACCCACATTACACATTCCGTGGAGCGTTCCCTTTCAGTTGGACGATCCTCCCATTGTGCCAACTACATTTGGCAAAAT gATGGAGCTGCGCTGCGTTGTGGCGGTTATCAGACACGGCGACAGAACGCCAAAGCAGAAAATGAAGGTGGAAGTGCGTCATCCCAA atttttcgagatattctCAAAGTACGACGGCTACAAGCACGGCCATGTGAAACTGAAGCGACCCAAGCAACTGCAAGAGATTCTCGATACAGCACGTAGTTTATTAGCCGAGATACAGCATCGCGCAGCGGGACCCGAGTTGGAAGAAAAGCAGGGAAAGCTGGAGCAGCTGAAGAGTGTTTTGGAAAT GTACGGACATTTTTCTGGAATAAATCGCAAGGTGCAGTTGAAGTATCAACCGCGGGGGCGACCGCGAGGAAGTTCTTCCGACGACGGTAGCGATCTTA aTCGACTTGGGGAACCATCTCTCGTCCTGATACTGAAGTGGGGCGGGGAATTGACGCCAGCTGGACGTATTCAAGCGGAAGAACTGGGACGCATATTCCGCTGCATGTACCCCGGTGGTCAAGGTAGACACCTTAGTG AGGAAGAAACAGAGATGTTACCAAGCCACG GTGAATACGCAGGTGCGCAAGGACTGGGTTTGTTACGTCTGCATTCCACATTTCGCCATGATTTGAAGATCTATGCTAGCGACGAGGGGCGCGTTCAGATGACCGCGGCGGCCTTCGCGAAAGGATTACTCGCGCTGGAGGGCGAGCTGACGCCTATTCTGGTGCAAATGGTGAAAAGTGCGAACACCAACGGCCTTCTGGACAACGACTGCGACAGCAGCAAGTATCAGAACAT GGTGAAAACACGTCTGCACGAGTTGCTACAACAGGACAGGGAGTTCACTCGCGAGGATCGGGAACAAATCAATCCAGGAAACGCATTGAGCATCAATGCGGCTTTAGACTTCGTCAAGAATCCGGTCCGGTGCTGCCAGCACGTTCACAGTCTCATCCAGAAACTTCTGGACATCGTGCGCATTAAGAAAGAAGATCCGAAGACGAAGGACACGATACTTTACCACGGCGAAACGTGGGAGCTAATGGGACGCCGCTGGGGGAAGATAGAGAAGGATTTCTGCACGAAGAACAAGCGCTTCGACATCTCGAAAATTCCCGACATTTACGATTGCATAAAGTATGACTTGCAGCACAATAATCATACGTTGCAATTTGAACACGCGGAAGAATTGTACACGTATGCTAAATCTTTGGCGGATATAGTAATTCCTcag GAATATGGTTTAACGGTTCAAGAGAAATTAACTATCGGGCAAGGTATTTGCACACCTTTGCTAAAGAAGATACGAGCTGATCTGCAACGAAATATCGAGGAATCTGAAGAGACCGTTAACAGGCTTAATCCTAG GTATTCCCACGGTGTTTCGAGCCCTGGGCGCCATGTGCGTACGAGATTATATTTCACAAGTGAGAGCCACGTACATTCCTTGCTTACTGTGTTGCGTTATGGCGGCTTACTTGAT GTGGTGAAAGACGAGCAGTGGCGACGCGCGATGGAATACGTCAGTATGGTCTCCGAGTTGAATTACATGTCGCAAATCGTCGTTATGCTGTACGAGGACCCGACCAAGGATCCAAGCAGCGAGGAACGTTTCCACGTCGAGTTACACTTCAGTCCCGGCGTCAACTGCTGCGTGCAAAAGAATCTGCCGCCTGGCCCCGGATTCAGGCCACATTCGCGGAATGAGAGCAGCCATAACATG GGGGAGAGTGGTGGTTCTGGTCAGGATACCAGTTCGCAATGCAGCACTCGGATAGAAGAGGAAGATGCGGAATTGGGAATTATGGAGGATGAAATTGTAAATCCCGCGGCACAAGCT gacACACCTCCACCATTAGTTGAATCCGACGCCGTGGACTCAATGCTGGACAGTCCGACGACCAGTCGCGCAATTGACATGATGGATCTGGATCCGAATATGATGGACGAACCATATGACAGCGGATTTTTACAGAGCTCAGCGCCGATTCCTATTAG TGCTAGAACCGTGGCTGGACACGAAGCCGCCAGGCTCAGCAGTCAATTGGCAGCGAGTCAACGGCAACGGCGAAGCAGAGAGACGGGTGGAACCATCGTGgaaccgcgcgcgcgaagcTACGATCATCAGCGGCAAGAAAAGTCCGAGAAAG CTGCGGACAAGCTGCAGTATCAGAGCTTGGACGCGGTCAACAAAGAAG CAAGGCGCCACCGTCACAGTATCTCCGGACAGATGAGTTATTTCAAGCTGTTGGGCTACAATGTCAGCAAGAAGCTCACCGGCTCGGCCAACAGCCTGTTCAGCACTGCCGTAATAAGTGGCTCCTCGAGCGCGCCGAATCTCAAAGACATGGTGCCGCCGCACGCATCGGCGGTCGCCG CGATTGAAGGCTTTGGCGGGGTGCCGCCCATCAGACCCCTGGAGACCCTGCACAACGCGTTGTCGCTACGCCAGCTGGACTCGTTTCTGGATATGATGACCACCGCGCCGCTTTACCGCACTCCGGCCTCGTCGCCGCCCAAGTCGTCGCCGGCCGGGTCGACGCACGAGTCGCTCAATCCGTCCCTCGGCCACGCCGGGATCAGTCGCGAGTACCACTCTTCCGACACGGAAGCTGTCAGGTACCGTAAGAAATTACATAAAGCACGCCC GTACATCATGCCGACTCCGATACAGTACAAGCCTCTAGGCGAAGCGGAAGCATGTGACACCAGGAATCTGCCGTCGCCCACCAGTCCGAACA GCACAGGATGGAGCAGCGAGCCGCAGTCCTTCCTGTCTTCCGAGCCGTCGTCACCGGCGCCAACGTCGACGGGCGAATGCAGTATGTCTATAAGTTTAATCAGCAACGATGG TGCTCAACTGTTTAACACCGCGCGGAAATACTCCCCGACTCCTTGCCTGGACGTCGATTTTAACGAATTTTGTATGCGTCTCGATGAGAACCGCGAGAGTCGCGGCAGTGTTTCATATACGGATTATTACAGCAACGAGGATGGTCAGATACGTAAATTGGCGCAATTGCCGCAAGTGATACAGTCAGGTGCCGGTAGCGCGCAGACGAAGCTCGTGTGCGGCGACGATCTTCCGTGCGACAAtatcgacgacgacgaggatcACACGTTGACTCTGAAGCAGAGCGAGGAGCAAAAGAAGCAGGACGTTAAATCGATATTCGAGCAGAGGGACGACGTTAATCCCGCGAAACTCAGCAGCAGCTACAAGAAGATCGGACG TTTTCGTGTGGAAAGTACGGATGTATCGCGTGGCGATGTCAGATTCAAAGAGACCGACAACAACGCTTCCGACAGAGCGAAACCGCCCACGCCTCAGAAATCCGACGCTTCCACCGGGAAGTCCACCGCGGAAAAGGCGAGGAAGGACTTCAAAAAGGGCGGCAGTCCGCACACGTCTCAGAAGCGGAAGAATTTCTCGCGCTCGCAGAGCGTCACGACTCCCAAACCCGTCGCACCGAAAGTCGAGCAGAATTTCAGTTATTCGAGGCAGAGCTCATTTTCGACCATGTCTGATGCGGATCTGGAGGATTGGAAATTGAGCACACTGGATTCAACCGCGTCGCATTCGCCGAGCCAGCAAAAGGAACCTATATTAACTGTGGCCAGCAGTCTTACGGATAGCTCTAACATCACAGTCGGCTTCGATGTTAAAGAGgaggaaacaaaataa